A stretch of Heterodontus francisci isolate sHetFra1 chromosome 44, sHetFra1.hap1, whole genome shotgun sequence DNA encodes these proteins:
- the LOC137356045 gene encoding histone H2B 1/2-like produces MVEEKKKAAAKKDAKKTVSKPSAKGGKMRRKSRKESYSIYIYKVMKQVHPDTGISSKAMSIMNSFVNDIFERIAGEASRLARYNKRSTISSREIQTAVRLLLPGELAKHAVSEGTKAVTKYTSSK; encoded by the coding sequence atggttgaggagaagaagaaagcagctgctaagaaggacgccaagaaaactgtgagtaaaccgtcagcaaagggcggcaaaatgcggagaaagtcgaggaaggagagttactccatctacatctacaaagtgatgaagcaggttcatcccgacaccggcatctcctccaaggccatgagcatcatgaactcatttgtgaacgatattttcgagcgcatcgcgggtgaggcttcccgtctGGCCCGttacaacaaacgcagcaccatcagctcccgggagatccagaccgccgtgcgcctgctgctgcccggggagctggccaagcacgccgtgtcggaagggacaaaggcggtcaccaagtacaccagctccaagtaa